The Salvelinus namaycush isolate Seneca chromosome 1, SaNama_1.0, whole genome shotgun sequence genome has a window encoding:
- the LOC120060179 gene encoding prostaglandin E synthase 2-like, translating to MAAACARTLGKVGWHILESPPCRAGKIASLIPRIPLHGSSRAYRTGGAGFRSKLFSTPLRGGRVLGCAFLFGGGLGLYQTIKLSVQHHLAEEDVKPSVGGLKLTLYQYKTCPFCSKVRAFLDYHGLPYEIVEVNPVMRKEIKWSTYRKVPIVMVNDDVQLNDSSLIISALKTQLMSKDKTISEILRCYPEMKAVNEKGKEVIEFNNKYWVMVNEAEGQTMYPEKDSRKEEIKWRKWADDWLVHLISPNVYRTTGEALASFDYIVREGKFGTYEGFFAKYVGAAAMFVISKRLKSRHNLQDDVRQDLYKAVNEWVVAIGKKRKFMGGDQPNLADLAVYGILRVMEGLEAWDDMMENTKVKSWYRRMEKATESHKGQTDPAPNIDQH from the exons ATGGCAGCCGCCTGTGCGAGAACTCTCGGTAAGGTCGGCTGGCACATTTTGGAGTCTCCACCATGTCGTGCTGGGAAAATTGCCTCCCTGATTCCAAGGATCCCGCTACATGGATCGAGCAGGGCCTACAGAACAGGTGGTGCAGGATTCCGTTCAAAACTGTTCAGCACACCTCTGCGCGGTGGCAGGGTCCTGGGGTGTGCGTTCCTGTTTGGAGGGGGGCTTGGCTTGTATCAAACAATAAAGCTCTCCGTCCAACATCACCTTGCTGAAGAAGATGTCAAG CCTTCTGTTGGTGGCCTGAAGTTGACCCTGTATCAGTACAAGACCTGCCCGTTCTGCAGTAAAGTGCGAGCTTTCCTAGACTACCATGGGCTTCCATATGAGATTGTGGAGGTCAACCCCGTCATGAGGAAGGAAATCAAGTGGTCAACTTACAGAAAAGTGCCAATTGTGATGGTGAATGATGATGTG CAACTGAATGACTCCTCATTAATAATCAGTGCCTTGAAGACACAGTTGATGAGCAA GGATAAAACCATCTCAGAAATTCTGCGCTGTTACCCAGAGATGAAGGCCGTCAATGAGAAGGGGAAAGAGGTGATCGAGTTCAACAACAAGTACTGGGTGATGGTGAATGAAGCTGAAGGTCAGACGATGTACCCCGAGAAAGATTCCAGAAA GGAGGAGATCAAATGGCGTAAGTGGGCAGATGATTGGCTGGTGCACCTGATCTCACCCAATGTTTACCGGACCACCGGAGAGGCCCTGGCCTCTTTTGACTATATCGTCCGTGAGGGCAAGTTTGGCACTTATGAGGGATTCTTTGCAAAGTATGTTGGAGCAGCTGCCATGTTTGTCATCTCAAAAAGACTGAAAAGTAG ACACAACCTGCAGGATGACGTGAGACAGGATCTGTACAAGGCAGTCAATGAGTGGGTGGTGGCCATTGGCAAGAAGAGGAAGTTCATGGGTGGAGACCAGCCCAATCTGGCTGACCTG GCAGTGTATGGGATCCTGAGAGTGATGGAGGGTCTTGAGGCCTGGGATGACATGATGGAGAACACCAAGGTGAAGAGCTGGTACAGACGAATGGAGAAAGCTACAGAAAGCCACAAGGGCCAAACTGACCCTGCTCCAAATATTGACCAGCACTAG